One region of Thermodesulfobacteriota bacterium genomic DNA includes:
- the rplV gene encoding 50S ribosomal protein L22, with amino-acid sequence METRAIAKYVKVSPQKARLVVDQIRGKRVDEALSVLDLSNKAVARDVRKVLKSAVANAENNDKLEGDRLFIKAACVDKGPTVKRMRPRAMGRANVIRKRSSHITIVLGERK; translated from the coding sequence ATGGAAACCAGAGCTATCGCAAAGTACGTAAAAGTTTCTCCGCAGAAGGCGCGTCTTGTCGTGGACCAGATAAGGGGGAAGCGGGTGGACGAAGCGCTCTCGGTGCTGGACTTGAGCAACAAGGCCGTTGCCAGGGACGTCAGAAAAGTTCTGAAGAGTGCCGTGGCCAACGCCGAGAACAACGACAAGCTCGAGGGCGACAGGCTTTTCATTAAAGCCGCGTGCGTGGATAAAGGCCCGACCGTGAAGCGCATGAGGCCGAGGGCCATGGGCAGGGCGAACGTAATACGTAAAAGGTCGAGCCACATAACGATCGTGCTCGGCGAGCGGAAGTAG
- the rplC gene encoding 50S ribosomal protein L3 yields MIEGILAKKLGMTQIFSADRVVPVTVVKADLCHVTQRKTREKDGYDAVQLGFEEKKEARTPKPMQGHFKKAGTPNLYHVAEFGGEELDAYKPGQAVKCSEVFKVGDVVDIRARSKGRGFAGVIKRWNFSRGPMSHGSGHNRAPGSIGQSAYPSKVFKGIKLPGQMGNKEITIQNLEVVDINEEENIMLVKGCVPGPMGAVLTITRSIKKKGRG; encoded by the coding sequence ATGATAGAAGGCATACTTGCCAAAAAATTAGGGATGACTCAGATCTTCTCCGCTGACCGTGTGGTACCGGTGACCGTCGTGAAGGCCGATCTCTGCCACGTAACGCAGCGTAAGACCCGCGAGAAGGACGGCTACGACGCGGTCCAACTCGGCTTCGAGGAGAAGAAAGAGGCGAGGACGCCGAAACCCATGCAGGGGCACTTCAAGAAGGCGGGCACCCCGAACCTGTATCATGTCGCCGAGTTCGGGGGCGAGGAACTGGACGCCTACAAGCCGGGCCAGGCCGTTAAGTGCTCGGAGGTCTTCAAGGTGGGTGACGTGGTGGACATACGCGCCCGCTCCAAGGGCAGGGGCTTTGCAGGCGTGATAAAGAGGTGGAACTTCAGCAGGGGACCGATGAGCCACGGCTCCGGGCACAACAGGGCCCCGGGCTCCATAGGGCAGAGCGCCTACCCCTCGAAGGTCTTCAAGGGGATTAAGTTGCCGGGACAGATGGGAAATAAGGAAATTACCATACAGAACCTGGAGGTCGTCGACATCAACGAGGAAGAGAACATCATGCTCGTTAAGGGCTGCGTGCCCGGCCCGATGGGCGCGGTCCTTACCATAACGAGATCTATTAAGAAGAAGGGGCGGGGTTAG
- a CDS encoding 50S ribosomal protein L23, producing the protein MMKDHYSIIKGPVITEKSAMQGGEGNTVVFWVNPKANKKEIKEAVEKIFNVGVTGVNTHRLQGKVKRMGKYSGRRPLRKKAYVSLKKGDSIELFGGA; encoded by the coding sequence ATGATGAAGGACCATTACTCGATAATAAAGGGGCCGGTTATAACCGAGAAGTCGGCCATGCAGGGCGGAGAGGGGAACACCGTCGTTTTCTGGGTGAATCCGAAGGCCAATAAGAAAGAGATAAAAGAGGCGGTCGAGAAGATCTTTAACGTGGGGGTCACCGGCGTGAACACCCACAGGCTGCAGGGCAAGGTAAAGAGGATGGGAAAATATTCCGGCAGGAGGCCTCTCAGGAAAAAGGCCTACGTATCGCTTAAAAAGGGCGATAGCATAGAGCTTTTCGGGGGAGCATAA
- the rplB gene encoding 50S ribosomal protein L2 codes for MPIKTYKPTSPGTRERTTVVFEGDGDKRPEKALTVPRKRTGGRNVRGRVTSRWRGGGHKRLLRLIDFKRDKRGVPAKVAAIEYDPNRSANIALLHYADGEKRYILAPHELGAGDTVMAGEGADIRPGNALPLGTIPLGTFVHNIEMKVGKGGQLVRSAGGYAQLMAKEGKYATVKLPSNEVRLIRQDCYATIGQLGNLDHENVSIGKAGRNRWLGRLPRVRGVVMNPVDHPHGGGEGKSKGRNHPQSPWGVLAKGYKTRKKRKDSDRYIVTRRKKK; via the coding sequence ATGCCGATAAAGACCTATAAACCAACCTCTCCGGGAACGAGAGAGAGAACGACGGTCGTATTCGAGGGGGACGGAGATAAGAGGCCCGAGAAGGCGCTTACCGTACCCAGGAAACGCACCGGCGGCCGCAATGTCAGGGGCAGGGTAACGAGCCGCTGGAGGGGCGGGGGGCATAAGAGGCTCCTCCGGCTTATAGACTTCAAGCGGGATAAACGAGGTGTGCCCGCCAAGGTCGCGGCCATCGAGTACGACCCGAACCGCTCGGCCAATATAGCGCTCCTCCATTACGCGGACGGTGAAAAGAGGTACATACTCGCCCCCCACGAGCTCGGCGCCGGCGATACGGTCATGGCCGGAGAGGGCGCGGACATACGCCCCGGGAACGCGCTGCCGCTCGGCACCATACCGCTGGGAACCTTCGTCCATAATATCGAGATGAAGGTCGGCAAGGGCGGGCAGCTCGTAAGGAGCGCCGGCGGCTACGCGCAGCTTATGGCCAAGGAGGGCAAGTACGCTACCGTAAAGCTCCCCTCCAACGAGGTCAGGCTTATCCGCCAGGACTGCTATGCCACCATCGGGCAGCTCGGCAACCTCGACCACGAGAACGTGTCCATAGGCAAGGCGGGCAGGAACCGCTGGCTCGGCAGGCTCCCCAGGGTAAGGGGCGTGGTCATGAACCCGGTCGACCACCCCCACGGCGGAGGAGAGGGCAAGAGCAAGGGAAGGAACCACCCCCAGAGTCCATGGGGAGTGCTGGCCAAGGGATATAAGACGAGGAAGAAACGGAAGGACTCGGACAGGTATATAGTGACCAGGAGGAAGAAAAAGTAG
- the rplD gene encoding 50S ribosomal protein L4, whose amino-acid sequence MATVDVLNADGKKVSTLELKEGLFDGKVNEALFYEVVKMQLASRRAGTASTKTRAEVRGSGAKPWKQKGSGRARVGSKRSPIWRHGGVTFGPKPRDYSYKVPKKVVRGALKSALQLKINEGKLRILDTIELKEPRSKEALELFGKAKLTSALVVTDGRSRNLELATRNLQAFKAIDVAGLNVYDVLRYDELVMAKNAFEKVESTL is encoded by the coding sequence ATGGCGACCGTGGACGTACTTAACGCTGACGGGAAGAAAGTTTCCACGCTGGAGCTCAAAGAGGGGCTTTTCGACGGCAAGGTGAACGAAGCGCTCTTCTACGAGGTGGTTAAGATGCAGCTGGCCTCCAGGAGGGCCGGTACCGCCTCGACCAAGACGCGAGCCGAAGTGCGCGGGAGCGGGGCCAAGCCCTGGAAGCAGAAGGGGAGCGGAAGGGCGAGGGTAGGCTCGAAGAGGTCGCCTATATGGAGGCACGGTGGAGTTACCTTCGGTCCGAAGCCCAGGGACTACTCCTACAAGGTACCGAAAAAGGTCGTAAGGGGCGCGCTCAAGTCGGCACTCCAGTTGAAGATTAACGAAGGCAAGCTCAGGATATTAGACACGATCGAGCTCAAGGAGCCCAGGAGCAAAGAGGCGCTGGAGCTTTTCGGGAAGGCGAAGCTCACCAGTGCACTCGTGGTCACAGACGGGAGGAGCAGGAACCTCGAACTCGCCACCAGGAACCTTCAGGCCTTCAAGGCCATTGACGTGGCGGGTCTTAACGTTTATGACGTGCTGCGCTACGACGAGTTGGTGATGGCAAAGAACGCCTTTGAAAAGGTGGAGTCCACGTTATGA
- the tuf gene encoding elongation factor Tu has protein sequence MSKAKFERDKPHVNVGTIGHVDHGKTTLTAAITKVLSTRGQADFLAYDQIDRAPEEKERGLTISISHVEYQTDNRHYAHIDCPGHADYVKNMITGAAQMDGAVLVVSAADGPMPQTREHILLARQVEVPYIVVFLNKTDQVDDKDLLELVELEVRELLSMYKFPGDDIPIVSGSALKALECGCGKAECEACGPILKLMSTLDEYIPEPKRDIDKPFLMPVEDVFSISGRGTVVTGRIERGIVKVGEEIEIVGLKDTQKTTVTGVEMFRKLLDEGRAGDNVGCLLRGTKKEDVERGQVLTKPGAITPHTKFKGEVYILTKEEGGRHTPFFNGYRPQFYFRTTDVTGVSTLPEGTEMVMPGDNVNLDIELITPIAMEEGVRFAIREGGRTVGAGVVTKVVE, from the coding sequence ATGAGCAAGGCCAAATTCGAGAGGGACAAGCCGCACGTAAACGTAGGTACGATCGGCCACGTGGATCACGGCAAGACCACGCTCACGGCCGCCATAACCAAGGTCTTGAGCACCAGGGGGCAGGCCGACTTCCTCGCCTACGACCAGATAGACCGTGCCCCGGAGGAGAAGGAGAGGGGTCTTACGATATCCATTTCGCACGTCGAGTACCAGACCGACAACCGCCACTACGCGCACATAGACTGTCCGGGCCACGCCGACTACGTGAAGAACATGATAACCGGAGCGGCGCAGATGGACGGGGCGGTGCTGGTTGTCTCGGCCGCCGACGGCCCGATGCCTCAGACCCGCGAGCACATCCTTCTGGCGCGCCAGGTGGAGGTGCCCTACATAGTGGTCTTCCTGAACAAGACCGACCAGGTGGACGATAAGGACCTTCTCGAATTGGTGGAGTTAGAGGTAAGAGAGCTGCTCTCGATGTACAAGTTTCCCGGCGACGACATACCGATCGTTTCGGGGAGTGCGCTGAAGGCACTCGAGTGCGGCTGCGGCAAGGCGGAGTGCGAGGCGTGCGGCCCGATCCTGAAGCTTATGAGCACGCTCGACGAGTACATACCAGAGCCCAAGCGCGACATAGACAAGCCGTTCCTGATGCCCGTTGAGGACGTTTTTTCGATATCCGGCAGAGGCACGGTCGTAACGGGCCGTATCGAGCGGGGGATAGTAAAGGTCGGCGAAGAGATAGAGATAGTCGGCTTGAAGGACACCCAGAAGACGACCGTAACGGGTGTCGAGATGTTCCGTAAACTCCTTGACGAGGGCCGTGCCGGAGATAACGTGGGCTGCCTTCTGAGGGGTACGAAGAAGGAGGACGTCGAGCGAGGTCAGGTGCTGACCAAGCCCGGCGCGATAACGCCGCACACGAAGTTCAAGGGCGAGGTCTATATCTTGACGAAGGAAGAGGGCGGTCGTCACACGCCGTTCTTTAACGGCTACCGTCCGCAGTTTTACTTCCGTACGACGGACGTGACCGGCGTGTCGACTTTACCCGAGGGTACGGAGATGGTGATGCCCGGGGACAACGTGAACCTGGACATAGAGCTCATCACGCCGATAGCGATGGAGGAGGGCGTGAGGTTCGCGATAAGGGAAGGCGGCAGGACCGTCGGGGCCGGGGTCGTAACCAAGGTAGTAGAGTAG
- the fusA gene encoding elongation factor G, with protein sequence MARAIPIEKQRNIGIMAHIDAGKTTTTERVLYYTGVTYKIGEVHEGTAVMDWMEQERERGITITSAATTCSWKDHTINIIDTPGHVDFTIEVERSLRVLDGAVAVFCAVGGVEPQSETVWRQADKYGVPRIAFVNKMDRVGSDLFHVVGMMVDRLGTRAVLMHLPVGSEEFFKGVVDIVSGKALIWEESTLGAEYRVEDIPADMKELYKEYREKLLEAAADFDEALMEKFLEGEEIGEEELKKAIRKGTLDMGITPVFCGTAFKNKGVQTLLDAVIDYLPSPVDVKAIKAVEVDTGNDIEKKADDSAPFSALAFKIMTDTYVGQLTFFRVYSGTMSSGSYTYNSTKGKKERIGRLLRMHADQREEVKQVFAGDIAAAVGMKYTTTGDTICDEDNAVLLESLDVPEPVVSIAIEPKTKADQEKLGTSLQKLTVEDPSFKMKTDEETGQTIISGMGELHLEIIVDRLLREFKVEASVGKPQVAYKETISRSVTAEGRYVKQTGGRGQYGHVWLEVEPQPRGGGFEFVNKIVGGVVPREYISAVENGIREATEAGILSGCPVVDVKVTLFDGSYHDVDSSEMAFKIAGSIGFKEASKQAGQVLLEPIMAVEVVVPEQFMGDVIGDLNSRRGKVLGMDTRSGSQVISSTVPLANMFGYVTDLRSKTQGRASFTMQFSHYEEVPNSVMKELTAKAQAG encoded by the coding sequence GTGGCAAGGGCCATACCCATAGAAAAACAGAGGAATATCGGGATCATGGCCCATATAGACGCGGGCAAGACCACCACCACCGAGAGGGTCCTCTACTATACCGGGGTCACCTACAAGATCGGGGAGGTCCACGAGGGCACCGCGGTCATGGACTGGATGGAGCAGGAGAGGGAGCGGGGGATAACCATTACGTCGGCGGCCACCACCTGCTCCTGGAAAGACCACACCATAAATATTATCGATACCCCGGGACACGTGGACTTCACCATAGAGGTCGAGAGGTCTCTCAGGGTCCTCGACGGCGCGGTGGCGGTCTTCTGCGCGGTCGGCGGGGTGGAGCCCCAGAGCGAAACCGTCTGGCGGCAGGCCGATAAGTACGGGGTCCCGAGGATCGCCTTCGTGAACAAGATGGACCGCGTGGGCTCGGACCTCTTCCATGTGGTGGGCATGATGGTCGACAGGCTCGGTACCCGGGCCGTCCTTATGCACCTGCCCGTAGGCTCGGAGGAGTTCTTCAAGGGGGTCGTGGACATCGTCTCGGGCAAAGCGCTCATATGGGAGGAGTCGACGCTCGGGGCCGAATACAGGGTCGAGGATATACCGGCGGATATGAAAGAGCTTTACAAAGAGTACAGAGAGAAGCTCCTGGAGGCGGCCGCGGACTTCGACGAGGCGCTTATGGAGAAGTTCCTCGAAGGTGAAGAGATAGGCGAGGAGGAGCTTAAAAAGGCGATTAGAAAAGGCACTCTCGATATGGGCATCACACCGGTATTCTGCGGCACGGCGTTCAAGAACAAGGGGGTACAGACGCTCCTCGACGCGGTCATCGACTACCTTCCCTCGCCCGTGGACGTAAAGGCCATAAAGGCGGTAGAGGTCGATACCGGTAACGATATCGAAAAAAAGGCGGATGACTCGGCTCCGTTCTCGGCCCTGGCCTTTAAGATTATGACCGACACCTACGTAGGGCAGCTCACCTTCTTCCGGGTCTACTCCGGTACGATGAGCTCCGGTTCATACACATACAACTCCACTAAAGGTAAGAAAGAGAGGATAGGCAGGCTCCTCAGGATGCACGCCGACCAGCGCGAGGAGGTAAAGCAGGTCTTCGCCGGCGACATAGCCGCGGCCGTGGGCATGAAGTACACCACCACGGGCGATACCATCTGTGATGAGGACAACGCGGTGCTCCTCGAATCCCTCGATGTGCCGGAACCCGTGGTGAGCATCGCCATAGAGCCGAAGACAAAGGCCGACCAGGAAAAGCTCGGGACCAGCCTTCAAAAACTCACGGTAGAGGACCCCTCCTTCAAGATGAAAACCGACGAAGAGACCGGCCAAACCATAATATCCGGCATGGGCGAACTGCACCTCGAAATAATAGTGGACAGGCTCTTGAGGGAGTTCAAGGTCGAGGCCAGCGTAGGAAAACCGCAGGTCGCCTACAAGGAGACCATTAGCCGGAGCGTTACGGCCGAGGGCAGGTACGTGAAGCAGACCGGCGGAAGGGGACAGTACGGACACGTCTGGCTCGAGGTCGAGCCCCAGCCAAGGGGCGGTGGCTTTGAGTTCGTAAATAAAATAGTGGGCGGGGTCGTGCCCAGAGAGTATATCTCGGCGGTCGAAAACGGTATCAGGGAGGCCACGGAGGCCGGCATCCTTTCCGGCTGCCCGGTGGTCGACGTGAAGGTAACCCTCTTCGACGGCTCCTACCATGACGTTGACTCTTCCGAGATGGCCTTTAAGATAGCCGGCTCGATCGGCTTCAAAGAGGCATCGAAGCAGGCGGGCCAGGTCCTCCTCGAGCCCATAATGGCCGTCGAGGTCGTTGTGCCGGAACAGTTCATGGGAGACGTGATAGGGGACCTTAACTCGAGAAGAGGGAAGGTGCTCGGCATGGACACCCGCAGCGGCTCGCAGGTGATATCTTCGACCGTGCCGCTGGCCAATATGTTCGGATACGTCACCGACCTTAGGAGCAAGACGCAGGGAAGGGCCTCTTTTACCATGCAGTTCTCCCACTACGAAGAAGTCCCGAACTCGGTCATGAAAGAGCTTACGGCCAAGGCGCAGGCAGGTTAG
- the rpsG gene encoding 30S ribosomal protein S7, which produces MSRKGIAPKRRVTPDPKYGDAGVAKFVSKLMSDGKKSVAERVLYGAFDVIEEKTKGDPLKVFKKALDNVKPTLEVKSRRVGGATYQVPIEVRPDRKMSLALRWLSSYARSRSGKSMKDKLAAELMDAAAGRGGAVKKREDVHKMAAANKAFAHYRW; this is translated from the coding sequence ATGTCAAGGAAGGGAATAGCTCCAAAGAGGCGGGTCACCCCGGACCCCAAGTACGGAGACGCCGGTGTCGCGAAGTTCGTGAGCAAGCTCATGAGCGACGGCAAGAAGAGCGTGGCCGAGAGGGTGCTTTACGGTGCCTTCGACGTGATCGAGGAGAAGACCAAGGGCGACCCCTTGAAGGTATTCAAAAAGGCGCTTGATAACGTAAAGCCCACGCTCGAGGTCAAATCCAGAAGGGTCGGCGGGGCCACCTACCAGGTGCCCATCGAGGTAAGGCCCGACAGGAAGATGTCGCTCGCGCTCAGGTGGCTTTCCAGTTATGCCAGGAGCAGGAGCGGGAAGTCCATGAAGGATAAGCTCGCGGCCGAACTCATGGACGCCGCGGCCGGAAGGGGCGGGGCCGTGAAGAAGAGGGAAGACGTACACAAGATGGCCGCGGCCAACAAGGCGTTCGCCCATTATAGATGGTAG
- the rpsS gene encoding 30S ribosomal protein S19, translating to MRSLKKGPFVDDHLTRKVDRAVEQKSRKVIKTWSRRSMIVPEMVGLTIAVHNGKKFIPVFITENMIGHRLGEFSPTRTFHGHSGLKKTRVAAPKK from the coding sequence GTGAGATCTCTTAAGAAAGGACCGTTCGTTGACGACCACCTGACGAGGAAAGTCGACAGGGCCGTAGAGCAGAAGAGCAGGAAGGTCATAAAGACCTGGTCCAGGCGGTCGATGATAGTGCCCGAGATGGTGGGTCTCACCATAGCGGTGCATAACGGGAAAAAGTTCATCCCGGTTTTTATAACCGAGAACATGATAGGGCACAGGCTCGGGGAGTTCTCCCCGACCCGTACATTCCACGGGCACTCGGGTCTTAAGAAGACCAGGGTGGCGGCACCCAAGAAGTAG
- the rpsJ gene encoding 30S ribosomal protein S10: MDNQKIRIRLKAYDHRLLDRSVKEIVETARRTGATIKGPIPLPTKINKFCVLRSPHVDKKSREQFEIRTHKRLMDIMEPTQHTVDALMRLDLPAGVDVELKLD; the protein is encoded by the coding sequence GTGGATAACCAGAAAATAAGAATAAGGCTTAAGGCCTACGATCACAGGCTGCTTGACAGGTCGGTGAAGGAAATAGTGGAGACCGCCAGGCGGACGGGTGCGACCATCAAGGGCCCCATACCGCTGCCGACCAAGATAAATAAGTTCTGCGTCCTGCGCTCCCCGCACGTCGATAAGAAGAGCAGGGAACAGTTCGAGATAAGGACCCATAAGAGGCTGATGGACATAATGGAGCCCACGCAGCATACGGTCGACGCACTTATGAGGCTCGACCTGCCCGCGGGCGTGGACGTAGAGTTGAAGCTGGATTAA